A DNA window from Burkholderia sp. HI2500 contains the following coding sequences:
- a CDS encoding ABC transporter permease, with protein sequence MSSSTPVSSSTAWTTDQACAACAASPSPWRRTWLRFRAQPLGYWSLVIFAVLFALSLGADLLSNDRPLIVRYDGRYYFPIVKDYPETAFGGDFPAMTNYLDPYIRTKIESHGNFAIYPPNRYRYDTIDYFASRPYPAPPSSSNWLGTDQFGRDVLARLLYGFRLSVLMAFALTVSGVLVGVLTGALQGFYGGRTDLVGQRLIEIWSALPDLYLLIIFASIFTPSLWLLFILLSMFGWLVLSDYVRAEFLRNRALDYVKAARTMGLTNAQIMWRHVLPNSLTPVITFLPFRMSAAILSLTSLDFLGLGVPPPTPSLGELLQEGKNNLDAWWISIAAFAALVVTLLLLTFMGDALRNALDTRTRGSAFGGGR encoded by the coding sequence ATGTCCTCGTCGACCCCCGTATCCAGTTCAACCGCCTGGACCACTGACCAGGCCTGCGCCGCGTGTGCGGCCTCGCCGTCGCCGTGGCGGCGCACGTGGCTGCGCTTTCGCGCGCAGCCGCTCGGCTACTGGAGTCTCGTGATCTTCGCGGTGCTGTTCGCGCTCAGCCTCGGGGCGGACCTGCTGTCGAACGACCGGCCGCTGATCGTGCGCTACGACGGGCGCTATTACTTCCCGATCGTGAAGGACTATCCGGAGACGGCGTTCGGCGGCGACTTTCCCGCGATGACGAATTATCTCGATCCGTATATCCGCACGAAGATCGAGTCGCACGGCAACTTCGCGATCTATCCGCCGAACCGTTACCGCTACGACACGATCGACTATTTCGCGTCGCGGCCGTATCCGGCGCCGCCGTCGTCGAGCAACTGGCTCGGCACCGACCAGTTCGGCCGCGACGTGCTTGCGCGGCTGCTGTACGGGTTCCGGCTGTCGGTCCTGATGGCGTTCGCGCTGACCGTATCGGGCGTGCTGGTCGGCGTGCTGACGGGCGCGCTGCAGGGCTTCTACGGCGGCCGCACCGACCTGGTCGGGCAGCGCCTGATCGAGATCTGGAGCGCGTTGCCGGACCTGTACCTGCTGATCATCTTCGCGTCGATCTTCACGCCGTCGCTGTGGCTGCTGTTCATCCTGCTGTCGATGTTCGGCTGGCTCGTGCTGTCCGACTACGTGCGCGCCGAATTTCTGCGCAACCGCGCGCTCGACTATGTGAAAGCGGCACGCACGATGGGGCTGACCAACGCACAGATCATGTGGCGCCACGTGCTGCCGAACAGCCTCACGCCGGTGATCACGTTCCTGCCGTTCCGAATGAGCGCGGCGATCCTGTCGCTGACGAGCCTCGATTTCCTCGGCCTCGGCGTGCCGCCGCCGACGCCGAGCCTCGGCGAGCTGTTGCAGGAAGGCAAGAACAACCTGGATGCGTGGTGGATCTCGATCGCGGCGTTCGCGGCGCTGGTGGTGACGCTGCTGCTGCTCACCTTCATGGGCGATGCGCTGCGCAACGCGCTCGATACGCGCACGCGCGGTTCGGCATTCGGCGGAGGGCGGTGA
- a CDS encoding microcin C ABC transporter permease YejB: MLAYILRRLLLMIPTLIGVVTITFAVTQFVPGGPVEQVLAQLRHGSARGGEAGGGGGGYHGSQGVDPQQIEQIRRQFGFDRPPLERYVLMLKSYATFDLGQSYFAHRSVWAVIRSKLPVSITLGMWTVILTYLVSVPLGIAKAVRNGSRFDTVTSVLVLAGYAVPGFVLGVLLLMLFGGGTFWQVFPMRGLTSDNFDDLTLIGQALDYLWHVVMPVTASVVGNFAIVTILTKNTFLEEIGRQYVLTARAKGAPERDVLWKHVLRNAAIPLLTGLPAAFVGAFLNGNLLIETLFSLDGMGQLSYDSVIRRDYPVVLGSLFLFTLIGLLTKLIADICYVLVDPRIQFNRLDH; encoded by the coding sequence ATGCTGGCATACATACTCAGGCGCTTGCTGCTGATGATCCCGACGCTGATCGGGGTGGTGACGATCACGTTCGCGGTCACGCAGTTCGTGCCGGGCGGCCCGGTCGAACAGGTGCTCGCGCAGTTGCGCCACGGCAGTGCGCGCGGCGGGGAGGCGGGCGGAGGGGGCGGCGGCTACCACGGCAGCCAGGGCGTCGACCCGCAGCAGATCGAGCAGATCCGCAGGCAGTTCGGCTTCGACAGGCCGCCGCTCGAACGCTACGTGCTGATGCTGAAAAGCTATGCGACGTTCGACCTCGGCCAGTCCTATTTCGCGCATCGTAGCGTGTGGGCGGTGATCCGCTCGAAGCTGCCGGTGTCGATCACGCTGGGGATGTGGACGGTGATCCTCACGTACCTGGTGTCGGTGCCGCTCGGCATCGCGAAGGCGGTGCGCAACGGATCGCGGTTCGACACCGTGACGAGCGTGCTGGTGCTGGCCGGCTACGCGGTGCCGGGCTTCGTGCTCGGCGTGCTGCTGCTGATGCTGTTCGGCGGCGGCACGTTCTGGCAGGTGTTCCCGATGCGCGGGCTCACGTCCGATAACTTCGACGACCTGACGCTGATCGGCCAGGCGCTCGACTATCTGTGGCACGTCGTGATGCCGGTGACGGCGTCGGTCGTCGGCAACTTCGCGATCGTCACGATCCTGACCAAGAACACGTTCCTCGAGGAAATCGGCCGCCAATATGTGCTGACCGCACGCGCGAAGGGCGCGCCGGAGCGCGACGTGCTGTGGAAGCACGTGCTGCGCAATGCGGCGATCCCGTTGCTCACGGGGCTGCCGGCCGCGTTCGTCGGCGCCTTCCTGAACGGCAACCTGCTGATCGAGACGCTGTTCTCGCTCGACGGCATGGGGCAACTGTCGTACGACTCGGTGATCCGCCGCGACTATCCGGTCGTGCTCGGCTCGCTGTTCCTGTTCACGCTGATCGGCCTGCTGACCAAACTCATCGCGGATATCTGCTATGTCCTCGTCGACCCCCGTATCCAGTTCAACCGCCTGGACCACTGA
- a CDS encoding extracellular solute-binding protein codes for MRLLNGRRARVPRHSHLTRTHGRMRTATRAALLACAVWLVSGGVMPQAALAVPAISQYDHPKYPPGFTHFDYANADAPDSGTLQFENYDEAQSYDSLNPFLVRGAPAPDIKNLMFDTLMQRSWDEIASEYALIADDVDIAPDGLSATFHINPAARFSNGDPITAVDVKYSFDTLTSPQASPLYNAQFSIIKRAVVVDGHTVRFEFKHAERDAALIAGDLPVFSLKWGQRADGTRPPFDQIANVPPIASGPYLIDQRKNDKQISYVRDPHYWAANLPSRRGMFRFAHVSFKLYLDQYTALEAFKAGDIDARMEYSATQWARKYVGKNFRNGMLKRGEFPDGPAQMQGFLMNMRKPMFQDVRVRHALALAFDFDWMSRMMFYGQYRRTNSFWEASPFAASGMPSAKELALLEPFRSTLPPEVFGPMVRQPSTLPPNSLRANLKEARDLLAQAGWHYRDGALRDANGTPMTIEIIDDQPGMDRLILPYTQALAMLGIHAYLHEIDSAVYLKRLDNFEYDMTTYIYLPVTIPGAELTRRFGSAAASQPGSENYPGVKSKAVDALIRAALAADTLDDLETATHALDRVLINLYALIPQYYLPNARIAYKATLGHPAIVPDSYQYEDWIIDYWYVKQPAAKPAPAA; via the coding sequence ATGAGACTGTTGAATGGGCGACGGGCACGCGTGCCGCGCCACTCGCACCTGACGCGCACGCACGGGCGGATGCGCACCGCCACGCGCGCCGCGCTGCTCGCGTGCGCCGTGTGGCTCGTGTCGGGCGGCGTCATGCCGCAGGCCGCGCTCGCGGTGCCGGCGATCTCGCAATACGACCATCCGAAGTATCCGCCGGGCTTCACGCATTTCGACTACGCGAATGCGGATGCGCCGGACAGCGGAACGCTCCAGTTCGAAAACTACGACGAGGCGCAGAGCTACGATTCGCTGAACCCGTTCCTCGTGCGCGGCGCGCCCGCACCGGACATCAAGAACCTGATGTTCGACACGCTGATGCAGCGCAGCTGGGACGAGATCGCATCCGAATACGCGCTGATCGCCGACGACGTCGACATCGCGCCTGACGGGCTGTCGGCGACGTTTCACATCAACCCGGCCGCACGCTTCTCGAACGGCGACCCGATCACCGCGGTCGACGTCAAATATTCGTTCGACACGCTGACGAGCCCGCAGGCGTCGCCGCTGTACAACGCACAGTTTTCGATCATCAAGCGCGCGGTGGTGGTCGACGGCCACACGGTGCGCTTCGAGTTCAAGCACGCGGAGCGCGACGCCGCGCTGATCGCGGGCGACCTGCCAGTGTTCTCGCTGAAATGGGGGCAGCGCGCGGACGGCACGCGGCCGCCGTTCGACCAGATCGCGAACGTGCCGCCGATCGCGAGCGGCCCGTACCTGATCGACCAGCGCAAGAACGACAAGCAGATCAGCTACGTGCGCGACCCGCACTACTGGGCAGCGAACCTGCCGTCGCGACGCGGCATGTTCCGCTTCGCGCACGTGTCGTTCAAGCTGTACCTGGACCAGTACACGGCGCTCGAAGCGTTCAAGGCCGGCGACATCGACGCGCGCATGGAATACAGCGCGACGCAGTGGGCGCGCAAGTACGTCGGCAAGAATTTTCGCAACGGCATGCTGAAGCGCGGCGAGTTTCCCGACGGCCCCGCGCAGATGCAGGGTTTCCTGATGAACATGCGCAAGCCGATGTTCCAGGACGTGCGGGTGCGGCATGCGCTCGCGCTGGCGTTCGACTTCGACTGGATGAGCCGGATGATGTTCTACGGGCAGTATCGCCGCACCAACAGCTTCTGGGAGGCGAGCCCGTTCGCGGCATCCGGCATGCCGAGCGCGAAGGAGCTTGCGTTGCTCGAACCGTTCCGTTCGACGCTGCCGCCCGAGGTGTTCGGCCCGATGGTCCGGCAGCCGTCGACGCTGCCGCCGAACTCGCTGCGCGCGAACCTGAAGGAGGCGCGCGACCTGCTCGCGCAGGCCGGCTGGCATTACCGCGACGGTGCGCTGCGCGACGCGAACGGCACGCCGATGACGATCGAGATCATCGACGACCAGCCCGGCATGGACCGCCTGATCCTGCCGTACACGCAGGCGCTCGCGATGCTCGGCATCCACGCGTATCTCCACGAGATCGACAGCGCGGTCTACCTGAAGCGCCTCGACAATTTCGAGTACGACATGACGACGTACATCTACCTGCCGGTGACGATTCCGGGTGCGGAGCTGACGCGCCGCTTCGGCAGTGCGGCCGCGTCGCAGCCGGGCTCCGAGAACTATCCGGGTGTGAAGTCGAAGGCCGTCGACGCGCTGATCCGCGCGGCGCTCGCGGCCGACACGCTCGACGATCTCGAGACGGCCACGCACGCGCTCGACCGCGTGCTGATCAATCTGTACGCGCTGATCCCGCAGTACTACCTGCCGAATGCGCGGATCGCGTACAAGGCGACGCTCGGCCACCCGGCGATCGTGCCGGACTCCTATCAATACGAGGACTGGATCATCGACTACTGGTACGTGAAGCAACCGGCGGCGAAACCCGCGCCGGCCGCCTGA